From Pararhizobium sp. A13:
GACAGCGCGATCGATCGTTCAGGAAAGTTGGTCGCGCCAACGATGACGACGCCTTCCATTCTTTGCGCCCCATCCATGAGTTCAAGAAGACCGTTCACGACTTCCGTGCAATACTGCGCGTTATCCCCGGTGAACTTCACTCGGTCCCCGACGCTCTCGAGTTCATCGATCAACATGATGCACGGCCTGTTTAGTTCTGCCTGGCGGAATGAACGCCTCATCGCCCGCAGCATGTCTCCCAAATGTCCGGCGGATTGCCATTGCGCCACGGACGTCGCAATGAAATGCACCCCACATGTCAGTGCGAGGGCGTTGGCGAACAGGGTCTTGCAAATTTTCCGTCGCTCTTTCGTTGCTGCGAAACCATTCAAAGAGGGACTAATCCTTGTAACGCGGCTGCCCGTCAAACCTCGCCTGGCGGCCGGTGGTCGTTGATTTCGATCCAGTACCCGTCGGGATCCTGAACGTAGACTTGGGCGAAGCCGTTGCGGTGCAGGCCGATGCGGCCGGGATTGCCCGGCCAGTCGGTAAACGGCACGCCAAGCGCGCTGATGTGAGCAACGAAGGCGTCGAAATCGGCCGTGGAGATGGCGACATGCGTCTCCTTCGTCACGTGCGTGGCGCCGAAATCGCCCGCGATGAGATGGATCGCATCGCCACCACCGATTTCTAGCCAGACGACATTGGCGCTGCCCTCGCGCGCGATCGGCTCGAAGCCCATGATGTCCCGGTAGAACGCGACGCTGCGCTCGAGGTCGCTGACCAGCAGCGCAACATGGTCGAGGCTGTAACGATGGCGCATGACGAATCCTCCGGCAACACCGCCCTATCATGCCGGGTCAAAGCGCGGAAGGCCACCCCTCGCCGTGCGGACTCACGCGGCCGGATCCCGGCTCAAGGCCAACCCGCTCACCTGAAAAATCGAGCACTTGGCTGAAGCTAAGATGCTGATTTTTCTACCTCTCCCGCAAGGGGAGAGGTAATCCTGCCGGACCCTGCCACTCAAGACAGCGATGAGATTTCGCCAGGTGGTCGCGGCATCCCTCTCTCTCCCCCGGTGGGAGAGGCCGCAAAATCAACATCTTAGCCAAAGGCTAAGTGCTAGATTTTGTTGTTGAGGGAATCTTCGCGACATCCAACATCCCCGCTCCCGAAACCTCCCCTACACTGGCAACAAGGAGGGGCAGGCAAGATTTCAGGGGAAGGGACGGGTATGGGGCGTGGACGATGTGGGCAAAACTGCCGAACGGGGCTTGGGAGGTGTCACCCTCCATACGACACAAAAGCGCCCGCCCTCACCGCCCCGCGAACGGGTCGGCCAATGCCGCTTCCGGCCGGCTGATCGGGTATTTGGTGGCGGAAATGCTCGCCGCCAGCTTCTTCGGCCCTTCCCGCTTCAACAGCGTGCGAAAGCTCGGATGCATGCCGCCATCGACATAGGCGCTCATCGAACTGCTCGCGGGAATGGCTTGCGTCATCGCCGCTTCGACCTTGCGCTCCTCCGCTTCGATCTTCGCCATCGCCTGCGGCTCGAGCTGATTGGTGACCGCCGGGCAGGCCGCGAGCGGATCGGCCGGTTCGCCGCCCTCGAATTCCCGGTTGAAGACGTAGCGGCCGCTGCAGACGGAGACCTTCGGCTCCCGGTGCGTCACCTCGAAGGCATCGTATCCTTCCTTCAGCGTGTGCCAGAAGGACATGTTCGGATCGTCCCGGTGCTCGATCATGTTCTTTGCCGTCATACGGAACGGAAAGGCCTGGACCTGGAAATTGTCCTGACCGCCCGAAAGTGCCTTCTGCACGATCGCATAAATTTCGCCGACGCCCTGGTCGGTCATGGCGTAGCAGCCGGAGGACGAGCAGGCGCCATGCACCATCAGCGCCTCGCCGGTATAGCCGAGCGCCGATTCGAGCCGGTTCGGATAGCCGAGATTGAAGGAGACGTAATATTGCGAGTTCGGATTAAGCTGGCCCGTCGAGACGTGATAGAACCCTTCCGGCGCCTGCCGGTCGCCGATTGTCGTCTTCGGTCCGAGCTTTCCGGACCAGCGGCACATCGGATAGGTCTTCAAAAGCGCGTATGTGCCAGACTTGTCGAGCTTCCAGACTTCGAGCTCGCTTTCCTGCTTGAAGATCCTGACCAGCACCGGACTTTCCGGCTTCATGCCCTTCCTCGACATCTCCGCAACCATCTTGCCGGACAGCTTTGGCGGCGCCTCGGAGAGCCCGTCGAGCGCCATACAACCGGTGAGCGCTGCGCTGAGCGCAAGCGCGGCAATCGTCCGGGAGGCGACCCGGCGGACAGTCGTCAGCCGGTTTGCAGCGCGGTGGAGGTGAGCAAGAACATGCATGAAAAGCTCTATCGATAAAAATCGCGACGAAGTTTTGGCGAACGTGTCAAATCACGACAATCGCCGCATCCTTCGGCACAGATTCCGCCAGTTCGGTTACCGCTTCGTTAAACATGGCATCACAAAGACGTGGGGCGGGCACCGCGTGCCCACTCCCATATTGCTACTGCCAGACGACGATCTTCGCCTTGTAGGGCACCCGGTCATAAAGGTCGATCACATCCTGGTTCATGAGGCGCACGCAGCCGGACGACACCGCCTTGCCGATCGACTGCCACTCCGGATTGCCATGCAGCCGGTAGAGCGTGTCTTCGCCGTTCTGGAAAATATAGAGCGCCCGCGCACCGAGCGGATTGTCGAGCCCCGGCGGCATGCCGCCGTTCTCGATCGAGTATTTCGCAAGGCTTGGCGTGCGGGCGACCATCTCGTTCGGCGGCTTCCAGCGAGGCCAGGTCTGGCGCCAATGGATGACGCCGTCGCCCTGCCAGGCAAACCCTTCGCGGCCGATGCCGACACCGTACCGCATCGCCGTGCCGCCCGGCTCGACGACGTAGAGGAACCGCGACGGTGTATCCACGAC
This genomic window contains:
- a CDS encoding VOC family protein; translation: MRHRYSLDHVALLVSDLERSVAFYRDIMGFEPIAREGSANVVWLEIGGGDAIHLIAGDFGATHVTKETHVAISTADFDAFVAHISALGVPFTDWPGNPGRIGLHRNGFAQVYVQDPDGYWIEINDHRPPGEV
- a CDS encoding L,D-transpeptidase, with the translated sequence MTIDHSLSRRGFLAALAVSAGTLAGCTTSMPGGRPVPWPTTIARPIGPPSEAELQVMYGPVEDSGYLIPAVPYQQIDPQFYRQRVKDPTGEAPGTVVVDTPSRFLYVVEPGGTAMRYGVGIGREGFAWQGDGVIHWRQTWPRWKPPNEMVARTPSLAKYSIENGGMPPGLDNPLGARALYIFQNGEDTLYRLHGNPEWQSIGKAVSSGCVRLMNQDVIDLYDRVPYKAKIVVWQ
- a CDS encoding murein L,D-transpeptidase family protein; the encoded protein is MHVLAHLHRAANRLTTVRRVASRTIAALALSAALTGCMALDGLSEAPPKLSGKMVAEMSRKGMKPESPVLVRIFKQESELEVWKLDKSGTYALLKTYPMCRWSGKLGPKTTIGDRQAPEGFYHVSTGQLNPNSQYYVSFNLGYPNRLESALGYTGEALMVHGACSSSGCYAMTDQGVGEIYAIVQKALSGGQDNFQVQAFPFRMTAKNMIEHRDDPNMSFWHTLKEGYDAFEVTHREPKVSVCSGRYVFNREFEGGEPADPLAACPAVTNQLEPQAMAKIEAEERKVEAAMTQAIPASSSMSAYVDGGMHPSFRTLLKREGPKKLAASISATKYPISRPEAALADPFAGR